One genomic segment of Anaerobiospirillum thomasii includes these proteins:
- the tpiA gene encoding triose-phosphate isomerase, with protein MRTPLVMGNWKLNGTKDSVTALVNDLLQPANEAAPKAEVAVCAPAVFIGMVEQLASSSKLQWGSEDCDIHTQGAFTGENSPVMLREFGCTYAIVGHSERRDYHKESSEYVAQKYKAAQENGLIPVLCVGESEADFDAGRTMDVVREELKAVIDLCGIKSFEKAVIAYEPIWAIGTGKTATPEIAQKVHQDIREYLASFDAEVAAGVRILYGGSCNAKTAPDLFSQKDIDGGLVGGASLKAADFAAIIKAAVDNA; from the coding sequence ATGAGAACACCTCTTGTTATGGGAAACTGGAAGCTAAATGGTACGAAAGATTCTGTAACAGCTCTTGTTAATGATCTTCTGCAGCCTGCTAATGAAGCAGCTCCAAAGGCAGAGGTGGCCGTTTGCGCTCCTGCCGTATTTATCGGCATGGTAGAGCAGCTTGCATCTTCTTCCAAACTGCAGTGGGGTTCTGAGGATTGTGATATCCACACTCAGGGTGCATTCACCGGCGAGAATTCACCTGTCATGCTGCGTGAGTTTGGCTGTACCTACGCTATTGTCGGCCACTCAGAGCGTCGCGACTATCACAAGGAATCATCAGAGTATGTAGCACAAAAATACAAGGCCGCTCAGGAAAATGGTCTGATTCCTGTTTTATGTGTAGGCGAGAGCGAGGCAGATTTTGATGCCGGCCGTACTATGGATGTAGTACGTGAGGAGCTAAAGGCTGTTATCGATCTGTGCGGTATCAAGTCATTTGAAAAGGCTGTTATTGCCTATGAGCCAATCTGGGCTATCGGCACCGGCAAGACTGCAACTCCTGAGATCGCTCAGAAGGTTCATCAGGATATCCGTGAGTACTTAGCTTCATTTGATGCTGAGGTTGCTGCCGGCGTACGTATTCTTTACGGTGGTTCATGCAATGCCAAGACTGCTCCTGATCTGTTCAGTCAGAAGGACATCGACGGCGGTTTAGTTGGCGGTGCTTCTCTCAAGGCTGCTGATTTTGCTGCTATTATCAAGGCTGCTGTAGATAACGCTTAA
- the thrA gene encoding bifunctional aspartate kinase/homoserine dehydrogenase I, whose amino-acid sequence MRVLKFGGTSVADAKRFINVSDIAINTATQTQTALVLSAPAKITNLLVALVKSGVSGGDGSEQITQIRSIIEPLIDTLDRQYDRFDGQRILKEFNTTLDLVQRRIDGIVLLGVCPEPVEAFIESRGESFSILIMHELLKARGYKVRIVDPVTTLITEGGVLESSVNIEKSKERYKMLPDDKEAITLMSGFCGGNENGELVLLGRNGSDYSAACLAAIADASCCEIWTDVDGVYSCDPRAVSDAVLLKRMSYKEAMELSYFGAKVMHPRTIAPIARFHIPCLIKNTLNPQGEGTLIAEDTDRSIPIKGISDLKNISLVNVSGPGMKGMVGMAGRLFSAISAEKISIVLITQSSSEYSISFCIHTQDAMKARAAIENEFLLELKEGLLDPVEIVDKKAIISVVGDGMKTMKGTSGKFFRALAQANINVNAIAQGSSERSISAVIDEGKVSEAIAICHMSFFSSRQVLDLVVLGIGGVGGELLAQIQRQHHKLKYVQGIEIRVVGVGNSKHFIKDINGIDLDNIQDRLKNSEDSAFSIDELRRLVEDSHLVNPVLVDCTSNEKLALSYIDFMQAGFHVVTPNKKANTCSYEYYKGIRDTARKCHRKFLYEANVGAGLPVINTLQNLLSAGDSLIEFKGIMSGTLSYIFGKVEEGMSLSQATMDAYEKGFTEPNPADDLDGMDVARKLLILARECGYRTDLDDIVMEGAVESRFLKGATLDELMANLREYDAIFDKKVQKAKESGRVLRYVASIREGQCRCGIEAVDVSDPLYKVSGGENALAFTTDYYKPIPLVIRGYGAGTAVTAAGVLSDILRLQNWTREG is encoded by the coding sequence ATGCGCGTTTTAAAATTTGGCGGTACATCTGTTGCTGATGCCAAGCGCTTTATTAATGTGTCTGATATTGCCATCAATACGGCAACACAGACGCAGACAGCTTTAGTTCTGTCCGCTCCTGCCAAGATTACAAATTTACTCGTAGCCTTAGTTAAAAGCGGTGTAAGTGGCGGGGACGGATCAGAGCAGATAACACAGATCCGCAGCATTATTGAGCCGCTTATAGACACACTTGACAGACAGTATGACAGATTTGACGGTCAAAGAATATTAAAGGAATTTAATACTACACTTGATCTTGTACAGCGCCGTATTGACGGTATTGTGCTGCTTGGTGTCTGCCCTGAGCCTGTTGAGGCCTTTATTGAAAGTCGCGGCGAGAGCTTCTCTATCCTTATTATGCATGAGCTGTTAAAGGCCCGTGGCTACAAGGTGCGTATAGTTGATCCTGTCACCACTTTAATTACAGAAGGCGGAGTACTTGAGTCTTCTGTCAATATTGAAAAATCAAAAGAAAGATATAAGATGCTGCCAGATGACAAAGAGGCCATTACTCTTATGTCAGGCTTCTGCGGTGGCAATGAAAATGGAGAGCTGGTGCTGCTTGGCCGCAACGGCTCTGATTATTCTGCAGCCTGTCTTGCTGCTATTGCCGATGCAAGCTGCTGTGAGATCTGGACTGATGTTGATGGTGTCTACAGCTGCGATCCAAGAGCTGTAAGCGATGCCGTGCTCTTAAAGCGCATGTCCTACAAGGAGGCTATGGAGCTGTCATACTTTGGTGCCAAGGTTATGCATCCACGCACCATTGCACCTATTGCCAGATTCCATATTCCATGCCTTATCAAAAATACTTTAAATCCTCAGGGTGAGGGTACACTTATTGCCGAGGATACAGACAGAAGTATTCCAATCAAGGGCATATCCGATCTTAAGAACATATCTCTTGTAAACGTCTCAGGCCCAGGCATGAAGGGTATGGTGGGTATGGCAGGACGCCTTTTTAGTGCTATATCAGCAGAGAAGATCTCCATTGTACTTATTACTCAGTCATCATCTGAGTACTCAATTTCCTTCTGTATCCATACACAGGATGCCATGAAGGCCAGAGCCGCCATAGAAAATGAATTTCTTTTAGAGCTCAAAGAGGGTTTACTTGATCCTGTGGAGATAGTGGATAAAAAGGCCATTATCTCTGTAGTGGGCGATGGTATGAAGACCATGAAGGGCACCTCAGGTAAGTTCTTCAGGGCTCTTGCGCAGGCCAACATCAATGTCAATGCCATTGCACAGGGCTCATCTGAACGTTCCATCTCTGCTGTAATTGATGAAGGCAAGGTCTCAGAGGCTATAGCCATCTGTCATATGAGTTTCTTCTCATCCCGTCAGGTGCTTGATCTTGTGGTCTTAGGCATAGGCGGTGTAGGCGGCGAGCTTTTAGCTCAGATTCAAAGACAGCATCACAAGCTAAAATATGTGCAGGGTATTGAAATACGCGTGGTAGGTGTTGGCAATTCCAAGCACTTTATCAAGGATATTAACGGCATAGATCTTGACAACATTCAGGACAGACTTAAAAACAGTGAAGACAGTGCCTTTAGCATAGATGAGCTCAGACGCCTAGTTGAGGATTCTCACCTTGTAAATCCTGTTTTAGTTGACTGCACCTCAAATGAAAAGCTAGCTTTATCCTATATAGACTTTATGCAGGCAGGTTTTCATGTGGTCACACCAAACAAGAAGGCCAATACCTGCTCTTATGAGTATTACAAAGGCATAAGAGATACAGCAAGAAAGTGTCACCGCAAGTTTTTATATGAGGCCAATGTGGGAGCAGGTCTGCCTGTTATCAACACATTGCAGAACCTTTTATCGGCAGGTGACAGCCTCATTGAGTTTAAAGGTATTATGTCAGGCACACTCTCTTATATTTTTGGCAAGGTTGAAGAGGGTATGTCACTGTCACAGGCTACCATGGATGCCTATGAAAAGGGCTTTACCGAGCCAAATCCTGCAGACGATCTTGACGGTATGGATGTGGCAAGAAAGCTTTTGATTTTAGCCCGCGAGTGTGGCTATAGAACAGATCTTGATGATATTGTCATGGAAGGTGCTGTAGAGAGCAGATTCTTAAAAGGTGCCACTCTTGATGAGCTTATGGCTAATCTGCGTGAGTATGATGCCATTTTTGATAAAAAGGTACAAAAGGCCAAAGAGAGCGGCAGGGTGCTGCGCTATGTGGCCTCAATCAGAGAGGGACAGTGCCGCTGCGGTATTGAGGCAGTTGATGTTTCAGATCCTCTGTACAAAGTATCAGGCGGTGAGAATGCCCTGGCCTTTACCACAGATTATTACAAGCCAATTCCACTTGTAATCCGTGGCTATGGTGCCGGCACTGCAGTGACTGCTGCCGGTGTGCTTTCTGATATTCTGCGTCTGCAGAACTGGACACGTGAGGGCTAG
- the pfkA gene encoding 6-phosphofructokinase — translation MAIKKIGVLTSGGDAPGMNAAIRAVVRTALDYGYEVCGIQDGYSGLHKEKIIPLTRKSVSNLLNRGGTFLGTARFPAFREEKTRIECIDVMKKHAIDALVVIGGDGSYMGAKYLSELGYPTVSMPGSIDNDVAGTDTTIGFDTALNTAVWCIDNLRDTCTSHKRISVVEVMGRYCGDIAIAAAISCGVEAVLVPEKKWTKEEVYSSIKNSIDQGKRHAIIVVCENQTDVHLMAREIEVLTGLSTRATVIGHIQRGGAPSAADRVLASRMGAYAVEVLHQGHSGRCIGIKNGELVHHDIIECIDTMKHKFSEDAFNLAYTLS, via the coding sequence ATGGCTATTAAAAAAATCGGCGTCCTAACCTCAGGTGGTGATGCCCCAGGTATGAATGCGGCAATACGTGCCGTGGTACGTACAGCCCTTGACTATGGATATGAAGTCTGCGGTATTCAGGATGGTTACTCAGGACTGCACAAGGAAAAGATCATTCCTTTAACCCGCAAGAGTGTATCCAATCTTTTAAACCGCGGTGGTACCTTCCTAGGTACAGCACGTTTCCCTGCCTTCCGCGAGGAGAAGACACGCATAGAGTGTATTGATGTCATGAAAAAGCATGCCATCGACGCTCTTGTAGTTATAGGCGGTGACGGCTCCTACATGGGTGCCAAATACCTCTCAGAGCTTGGCTATCCTACAGTAAGTATGCCAGGTTCTATTGATAACGACGTAGCCGGAACCGATACTACCATTGGTTTTGATACTGCTCTTAACACTGCTGTATGGTGTATTGACAATCTGCGTGACACCTGTACCTCACACAAGAGAATTTCTGTAGTTGAGGTTATGGGCAGATACTGTGGTGATATTGCTATTGCAGCCGCCATCTCCTGCGGTGTGGAAGCTGTGCTCGTGCCAGAGAAGAAATGGACCAAGGAAGAGGTTTACTCTTCAATCAAGAACAGCATCGATCAGGGCAAGAGACATGCCATTATTGTAGTTTGTGAGAATCAGACTGATGTGCATCTGATGGCCCGTGAGATTGAGGTTCTGACCGGTCTTTCAACCAGAGCCACTGTTATTGGCCACATTCAGCGTGGCGGTGCTCCTTCTGCAGCTGATCGTGTGCTTGCCAGCCGTATGGGCGCTTATGCTGTTGAAGTTCTGCATCAGGGTCACTCAGGCCGCTGCATTGGTATCAAGAACGGCGAGCTCGTACACCATGACATTATTGAGTGTATTGATACCATGAAGCATAAGTTTAGTGAAGATGCCTTCAATCTAGCCTACACTTTAAGCTAA